CTGCAAAAGATAATGCTGCTTTTGTAAATCTACCTTCACTGTCAACGGCTACCTTGTATGGAGGTCCAATTAGTGTAATTTTTTGATTATCTTGTTTTTCTTTAAGATTTTTTATTAAGACCGCCAATCTTCTTGGCGTTGCATATATTTTTATGTTTTCTGGAGACTCGTAAATAAAAAAGTCTTTAAATGCCTGATTTACATATTCTTTTAAAAATTCTTTGTACGTTAGTATAGCTTTTGGTGGAAGCTCTTCACACCCTATTTCAAGCAGATAAGACTTCATCATTTCTCCTTTTTATAAGTGGATATCCAAGCTCTTCTCTGTGTTTTACAAATGCTTTTGCACATTCTCTTGCAAGATTTCTAACTCTTGCAATATATCTTGCCCTCTCATTAACAGATAATGCACCTCTTGCATCAAGCAAGTTAAATGTATGCGAACATTTTAAAGCATAATCATAAGCCGGGATAGGTAAGTTTAAAGATATAAGTTTGTATCCTTCCTGTTCATACATATCAAAGGTTTTGATAAGAAAATCTACATCTATAACTTCAAAGTTGTGAATAGACCATTGTCTTTCTGCTTCTTTATAGATATCTCCGTATGTTAAACCTTCTGCCCAAACTATGTCATAAACGCTATCTTTGCCTTGTAAATAGGTTGCTATTCTTTCAAGTCCGTAGGTGATTTCTACGCTGATTTCCGGTAAATCTAAGCTTCCTGCTTGTTGGAAGTATGTAAACTGGGTTATTTCCATACCGTCAAGCCAAACTTCCCAACCAAGCCCCCAAGCTCCAAGTGTCGGACTTTCCCAATCATCTTCAACAAATCTAATATCATGCTTTGTAAGGTCTATACCAAGAGCTTGTAAGCTTTCAAGGTATAACTCTTGCGGATTTTCCGGCGTTGGTTTTAGTATTACTTGAAATTGATAGTAATGTTGAAGCCTGTTTGGATTTTCTCCATATCTTCCATCTTTTGGTCTTCTTGATGGTTCAACGTAGCAAACATTCCAAGGTTCAGGTCCAAGAACTCTTAAAAAGGTTGCCGGATTCATCGTTCCAGCACCAACTTCTATGTCATAAGGCTGCCATAGAATACAGCCCTTTTCTACCCAGAATTTTTGGAGAGTCATAATTATATCTTGAAATGTCATTTAGTATCTCCATTTTGATATTTAAGGTTAAAATATTTTAACATAGTTTGATGATACCTCGAGTGAGAAATTAGCGGTTTTTATAGAATTTAAAAATGAGATCCTTCGGCCTTACGGCTTCAGGATGACGAAGAAAACTTGATAATCACATACTTGACTACGGGCAACCCATATTTGTCATTCTGCAGCCGGCGAAGAATCTCATGCTTTTATTGAATTTCTCACCCCGAGGTATTAGTAATATTTAGGTAGAATTTTAAAATGGAGATCTTTCGGAAAGTCTTTAAGATGGCACAATACGAGAAATCACTTAACAATCTTTAGGTCATCTATAACAAAATCTAAATTTTCAAAACCTTTGTAATAATTAATCTCGGGAGTATAGACGATGTCTATTACCATACCAACGCTTAATTTATCCAATAATTCTTTGGCTTTCCAGCTTTTGGCATTAAAGATATTTTTATTCTCATCTTTTAAGTTTAAAATTAGCAAATTCTTAGCCGGATTTGTAAAAAACTCAATCTTTAAATTTCTTGCCAAGAACTTCGGTATAGGGTTTTTCTCTCCAAATGGTTGTAAGGTATAAATTTCTTTAACTTTTTCAGTAGTCCAATAAGACATCGGAACTTCCATGTCTATCTCTTTAACTGCCCATGGTTTTTCTTCTGCAACCTCTTCAACTGCTTGGTTTAATCTTTCTTTTAATTCAGGTATCAAATTTGTTTTTAAAGACATTCCAGCTGCCATTGAATGTCCACCGAATTTATCGAATAAATCTCTACATTTATCTAAGGCTTTGTATATATTTACTTTTGAAACGCTTCTTGCTGAACCTACTGCTTTTCCGTTGTTTACAGATAAAATCACAGAGGGTAATTTATACTTTTCTGTTAATTTTCCTGCCGCTATTCCAACTACTCCGCTGTGCCAACCTTCCTTTCCTATTACTATCACGTTTTTTAGATCTTGCTTTTGCAACTCTTTTTCTGCTTCAGATATTACATTGTCTGTAAGTCTTTGTCTTTTTTTATTTAGATTTTCAAGTTCTATTGCCAATACATTTGCTCTTGATTGGTCTCTCGTGATTAAAAGCTTTACAGAATTTCTAGCATCTGCTAATCTTCCCGATGCATTAATCCTTGGTCCTATTATAAAGCCTATATCCTGAGATGTTAACTCTTTTTTTACCCGTGCAACGTTTAAAAGCTCTTTAATTCCAGCTCTTTTTTGCTTATTTAACTCTTCAAGACCGATCTTTACCATAACTCTATTTATAAAAGACATAGGAACAACGTCTGCTACAGTTCCTATTGCCACAATATCTAAATAATCTCTAAGCTTTATATCAATGTTTAAAAGTCTTCTTATAATCGCTATCAAGTAAAACGCTATTCCTACCGTTGCTAAATGTTTAAAAAGTGGATTTATCAGCTTGTCTGAATAAAATTTTGGATTTATGATATTTATTTTTTCACTTAAAAATGGTGGTGTGTAGTTTTGCCAAAGATGGGAAGGTTCGTGATGGTCCAAAACAAACACTTCAAATCCTAAGCTTTTTGCATAGAATAGCTCATCAAAAGCATTGGTTCCGCTATCACATACGATTAATACTTTGCCATGCTGAGATAGTTTTTTAATTGCTTCTTTATTTAGCCCATAACCTTCTGAAAATCTGCTTGGAATGTAATATTTTGCATTTACGCCCAAATCTCTGAAAAAGTTTATAAGTAATGATGTGCTTGTGATACCGTCTGCATCGTAATCTCCATATACAACGATTGGGGTTTTTCTTTTGATATGCTCTGCAAGTTTTAAAGCTATCTCTTCAAGACTGTAAAAGTAAGAAGGATTTACAAGATTTTTTAATTCTGGAAGGATGTAATCTTGAGAAAAATCTTTATCAAATAGGTCTCTTCTATTGTATAAAACCTGTGCAAATATTTTTCCGTACTTTTTTACTAAAAAGTCCGGTGCTGGGTTTGTTTTTGATAAATCTATCCACTGATAGCCTGAAATTCCTACTTCCATCAATTATCTCTCTTCTTTGTAAATTTTAAAAGCTCACCATTGTTTGCGTCAATAGTTACGTATCCTTTATCTCCATAAACTTTAAAATAACACTCACCTTTTCTTGATTTGCTTAACTTTACAGAATGTATAGTTCCAACGTATGGACCTGCAATATCTTCAACCTTAGATACACTTAGATTCGGCTTACATTCTTCTGCATTTACAGAAAAAGCTAAAATTAGTACTGCAAGAATTTTTTTAATCATGATATAATACCTCTCAAGGATTTTACGTAATATAAATAGAATATCATATTTTTGAGATAAACTTTTCAGCAAGCTTGTAAGGTTTTAGTTTTAAACTTCTATTTTAAGATGTAAGAATGAAAGTATTAAATATAATATCCTCGATACGTCGCGTGAGAAATTTAACAAAAACATGAGATTCTTCGCTTACGCTCAGAATGACAATTTTGGTTTTTTTGAATCAGTCTCATAGAAAAGCATAAAAGAGTATCAAATCAGAGACTAGTTCTTAAACCTATCTGGCTATTTATTTGTTATCTGAGGCTGTAAGCCGAAGGATCTTCTCTTTAAATGTCATATATCCGCCTTCACACGTCACGCTATTTATTTCTTAACCATCATCCGGTAAAGATTCGTCATATCCCCATTTTTCATTTATTTCCGTCCTTTCTCTTTCTTCCCAGCAGTTAGCACAAAAAAACAAACCTTCTATATTAGGGTCTTCTTTTAGATTTTTCTTTGAACCGCACTTGAAGCATTCTTTTTCTTCGAAAAATTTCTTTTCTTCTTGCATAATTTCACCTGCAAGATATATAATTACCACAAATTAATCCTACCGAGGAATTTTGTAATGATAGAAAACATAGAACAGATAAAAAAAGATTTTGATTTTAACCACGAAGACGTAGAAAGAATAAAAAAGCTAAAGTCAATTTTAGAAAAGTACTTGGATGAATTTATAAGTAGGTTCTATTTTTTTATCTCCAGATTTCCTGATTACAATCAATTTTTAAAAAATGAAGACATGATTATGAGACATAAATTAGAGTTAAAAAATTGGTTTCTGGACCTGTTTAGTGGAAACTATGATGAGAGCTACTTTTCAAAGCTATATAAAATTGGAGAAGTTCACGTAAAAATAGGGCTTCCAACCCATTATGTTAATGCTGCATTTAATTTTGTAAGAAGGTTTATCATAGAAAAAATAGATGTAGAAATTCAAGATAGAAATGAAAGAAATCTTTATGTTGCATCTATTGGAAAGCTACTTGATATAAATCTTGATGTCTTGACGTTGGCTTATAGAGAGGAAGAGTTAATTAGGTATGGAGCTTTGTCTAAATATGCGAAAATTTTATTTGTTTTCGCAAAAAGATTTTCTGAAATAATTGATTTTGCTATACTTGGTGCATTGGTTATTGTTGCTTTGTTTGTATTTGTTTTGTTTGGGTATGATATCTACAAAGTTTTATTTAATATTATTCCTTTTGAAGAAGGGATAGTTGCTTTACTTGGTAGCTTACTTATGCTTTGGGCTGTAGCGGAGTTAATGAACGAAGAAATAAAACACTTTAAAGGTGCAGGATTTGCAATAACGGTTTTTGTGAGTATTGCTTTAGCTGCAATGATTAGAAAACTTTTAATTGCTTCTTTGTCAGAAAGCGGAGAAAAGAAAGCGATGGAGCTTGCAGCTTACAGCTTTGTTATTTTGGTTCTTGGTATAGTCTATTGGCTTATAAAGAAAAATAAACAGCAAGAAGTTTAGATATGCTAAAATTTTATAAACATCTTACACGGAGTAAACCATGAGTCTAAAGATATACAACACACTAACCGGAAAAAAGGAAGATTTTGCACCTATAAAGCCAGGGGAAGTTAAAATTTACACCTGTGGTGTGACGGTTTATGATTATAACCATGTAGGTCATGGTAGAAGTTTAATTGTTTTTGATATGATTAGAAGATATTTAAGATATCTTGGATACAATGTTATTTTTGTAAGAAACTTTACCGATGTGGATGACAAAATCATCAACAGAGCAAAAAATGAGTGTTTACCATTCAATGTTATTGCAGATAAATTTATAAAAGAATACTTTGATGATGCAGAAAAATTTAGAATAGAACCAGCCGACATAGAGCCAAGAGTTACAACACACATTCCTGATATTATAAATTTCATTCAAAAGCTTGTTGATGCTGGTTATGCATATGAAGCTGATGGAGATGTATATTTTTCTGTAAGAAAGTTTAAAGAGTATGGAAAGCTTTCTAAAAGAAGTATAGATGAGCTTTTAGCTGGTGCAAGAATTGAGCCGGGAGAAAAAAAGAAAGACCCGCTTGATTTTGCATTATGGAAGTCAGCAAAAGCAGGAGAGCCTTACTGGGAATCTCCATGGGGTAAAGGAAGGCCTGGTTGGCATACAGAATGCTGTGCAATGATATTTAAACATCTTGGAGAAACGATTGATATACACGGTGGTGGTTTAGATTTAACTTTTCCACACCATGAAAACGAGATAGCACAAGCAGAAGCTTTAACAGGAAAACCATTTGCAAGATACTGGATTCATAACGGCTTAGTCACTGTAAACGGACAAAAAATGTCAAAATCTCTTGGAAATTACATAACACTTAAAGAGATTTATTCTAAATACGAACCAGACATTTTAAGGTTATTAGTTTTATCTGTTCATTATAGAAGTCCATTAGATTTTTCTTGGGACAAAATGGAAGAGACTAAAAAAGCTTATGAAAGGCTTAAAAATGCAATTGAGGAGGCAGAAGTTTTAAATAAACTTCCAATAGAAGAAAACTTTGAAGGAGATTTATATAATGCCATCCAAAAAGCACAATCTGGTTTTTACTCAGCAATGAGTGATGACTTTAACACACCGGAGGCCCTTGCATCTTTATTTGGTCTTGTAAGAGAAATGAATATTTTAAGAGATAAAGCTATTAAACATGGTGGAATCTCTAAGAAAGCATTAGAATCTTACAAAGAAGCAGCGAAAACACTTCACGATATAGGAAGAGATATATTCGGACTGTTTGACAGTCTGCAACCATGCGTAAAACAAGAAGAAATTAAATCTAAAGAAAAAGAAGAGAGTATAAACGAAGACTTAATTCAAGTGCTGATAGAAGTAAGAGAAAAAGCAAGGAAGGAGAAACAGTTTACAATTGCAGACTTAATAAGAGATAAGCTGGCTGAAAAAGGAATAATCTTAGAAGATACACCATTTGGAACAAAATGGAAAAAGGCGTAACAGAAAGGATATTTGATAGCGTTTACAAGTCTTACGACAGTTTTTTAAATTTTGCTACATTTGGACTGATTAATAAATGGCAAAACCAATTAATTTCAGCTACAGATTTAAAAGGGTATGTTTTAGATATTGGAACAGGAACGGGAGAGATAGTTAGAAAGCTTAGGGAAAAAGATAAGGAATGTTTTATCTACGCAGTTGATTTGTCTTTTAATATGCTAAAAACTGCTAAAAATAAAGTCTTTGACGAAAAAATAATTTACATTAGGGCTAATGCGTTAAAACTTCCGTTTAAAAACTCGTCTTTAGATAACATCTTCTTTTCTCTTGTATTTAGACATTTACCAAGAGAAGAGATTACCAAAGAACTTAGAAGAGTTTTAAGACAGTACGGTACAGTCTCTATTCTTGAAATCGGGAAACCAGAAAATAATATTTTTTATAAATTCATCCATTTTTTTGCAGATAGATTGTTTAGACCAATAGGAAGGCTTATCTTTTCAAAAGAAGAGTGGGATTATTTTGTAGAATCCATAGAAAATACTATGAAAATATCTGAAATAAAACCTTTTTTTAATAAACATGGATTTAATGTTAAGTTTTTAGAAAAGAGATTTTTTGGATTAATTCATTTGATAGTTTTGGAAAAAATAGAGTGAAAAATTATTGACTTTCTTGAAATCAAGAAGTAATTTTATACAGATATCTTATACAAAAGGTAAGTTTACGAGAATTTTGGAACACTTTTAATTGATGTAATCCTATAGCTTTCTATAAATTTTAAAAAGCCTGTCAAAATTCTTATTTAAATCAAACTCATTTCTTATAAAATTTTTCATTAAATTTCTATCAAGACTGTTTAAGTTATTGCTTAACTTTAAAGCCTTAGATACAAAGTCCAAAGCATCCGTCGCAAGATACTCTTTATAAAACACTATCTCCGGAAAAGAAGTATTGTTGTAAGCTAAAACCGGGAGTCCGCAGGCTTGGGCTTCAATCAAAGATAGTCCAAAAGTATCGGTTTTAGATGCTGTAATAAAAATATCTGACATTTTGAGCATTTTAACTAAATATTCCCTATCGCTAATATAATCAAGAATTAAAGAATTACTATTTAAACTACTTAAAGCATAATCTTTTAATGGTCCGGCTCCTATGAGTAAAAAGAAAAATCTATTTGATTGGATCTGTAAAAGCAATTTTATAATTTTTATCAGCTCATCAAAATTTTTGTCTTCCGAAAACCTTCCCACATAAATAAAAACTATTTTGTCATCAGGGATATTGAATTTTTGTCTAAGGTCTTCTTCCGGCTGAATTTTATCAAAAAAATCAACATTTATACCATGATAGATAACTTCAACATTTTGCACGCCAATATCTAAAAGATAGTTTTTAACATAGTAAGATGGAGCAATAACAAGGTCTAATTTTGAATAAGTTCTATATGTATAGGACCTTGCAATTTTCTTAACTATAATTTTTCCTTTAATTTTGTTTATATTTTCAACAACACTTTCTAAGTTTGAATGAAAAAAGCCTACAGTTTTATATTTTAGACTTTCTTTTTTTGAATTTACAACTGTTGGAATTAGAAAAGGAGAGCCTATTTCTACTATATCCGGTTTTTCTTGCTCTAATATGTTTGAAAGTTTAACAGGATTCATCAAAAGTCTATAGTGGTTATTGAATGGGAAATAGGGGGATTTGATTTTAATTATTTTGGTTCTTTTTAAAAAAAGTTCCCCATCCTCCTCCCCTGGAATTATTAGTGTGTGCTGAATATCCTCTTTATCTTTTAGGTATTCTATTTTGTTTTGGATGTATGTTTTAATCCCTCCCCCTTTTTCAGAGTAGAAATGTGTTATATCTAACAGTCTCATAATTCATTAATAATTAAATCAACAAGTTTTTTGTGATACAGTTTAAATCCAAAGCTTGTTTTTTTACTAAGATTATACTTATTGGCTACTCTTCCGATGTACACAAGGCTTACATATTTATTTTTTCTCTTTATAATCTCACTTTGGATATCTTTAGCTATCCACCAGTCATTGTCTCTCATTTTGACTGTTGGAGTTATGTCTATTGGGTAGTAGGATTTTCTCGACCTCATACATAAACCTCCTCAAGTTGTTTCTTTGAAAGATAGCCTAAGCTAAATTTTTCAACCATCTTAAGCAATAGGCTTCTTTCATCAAGATTTGAGACTAATTTTAAAATGTTATTTCTTATTTTTTGTGATAAAACTGGATTTTCTATTAATCTTTCAAGGATTAATTTGTATTCTCTTGGGTCGTTATTGGAAATAACAAACCCTGTAATATCTTCAACAATATTTTCTTTAGAGGCTCCTTTGTCTGATACAAGAGGGATTAAACCGCTTGCCATAGCTTCAAGCACTACATTTCCAAATGTTTCCGTTGTGCTTGGAAATAGGAAAAAGTCAGCTGATGCAAAGGCTTTAGATAACTCCTCTCCTTCAAGAAATCCTGTGAACATTATCTTTCCTTCGTAAGTTTGTTTTAACTCTTTTAAATACGGACCATCTCCTACGATTGCAAACTTGACCTTTGGATTGTTTTCCATCAGTTCATAAACTTCTATAAAAACATCTAAATCCTTCTCTTTTGCAACTCTTCCAACGTATAATACAACTTGTTCAAAATTGTACTTAGGGTCGTATTTTTTCCAAAAGTTTTTATCCCTAAACGATGGATTGAATTTTTCTTGATTTACTCCTCTTCTAAAAACTTCCATCTTTTCAGGCTTAACACCTATTTCAGCAAGCTTTTGAAAGTAGTATCTTGATGGAACTAATACTTTCTCGCTATTGTTGTAGATAAATTTCAATCCTTGGGCTACAAATTCTTTTAATGCTGGTTCATTTGTGTATCTGTATACATACTCTGGAAAGTCTGTGTGGAATGTAGTAACAAATGGTATGCCAAGGATTTTGGATATGGCAAATCCCATCAAGCCAACAGGTCCCGGAGTTGGGGCGTAGATTACGTCAAAGTTGTTTTGCTCTATGTAATCTAAAAGTTCTAAAAAGTTTGGAATGTTTATAGGGATTTCTTCATACTCAGGAAGGTTGAACGTAAACATTGGCTTAAAGTTTATTAGATGTTCATCTTCTTCTATTCTTTTGTCGTATGAAATGATGAATTTAATGTTTAAATTTTCTTCTTTTGCTAAGTTTAGTAGTTTTTGAGTTGTTCTTGATACTCCGTTAATCTCGAAAAATGTATCTGTAAGATATGCTATTTTTCCTTCCACGTGACCATTATCGAAAAATTCTTTATGTATTTTTTTAGAAAAATTCTTTTCATCTGCCCTTTGTTTGTAAACTGAAACGTAAAATAAGTAAGAAGACGAGAATATAAGGATTTTCCCTAAGTACATACTTAATTTGTCAAAATCTAAATTTTTTTGATTTCTTATATTTGAGATGTAGTAGGGTATTAGATTTATAAAAAATCTGTGTATATTCTCATGATTGTCTTGTGAAACTTCTCCTTTGTGCTTGATTACTGTTTCAATAAAGTTTAAAATGCTATTTCTACCAAGGATTTGGTCTAAAATGTAGGTTGATTGTTGCTTTGGTTCAAAAAGGTAATCTAAAAGCACTCCAAAATTTCCAAGGTTGTACTGTCTTTTTAAGCCTTCTTTTGCGATATTCATGACCATATGGGTCAATCTTTTTGGATTTCCGTGCATTCCATCGTACTGAGTTTTTCCTTCATTGATTGCATTTTTTAAATCTTCAACTGTTTCTCCTTCGGCAATTGTGTGACC
The sequence above is drawn from the Sulfurihydrogenibium sp. genome and encodes:
- the cysS gene encoding cysteine--tRNA ligase; translation: MSLKIYNTLTGKKEDFAPIKPGEVKIYTCGVTVYDYNHVGHGRSLIVFDMIRRYLRYLGYNVIFVRNFTDVDDKIINRAKNECLPFNVIADKFIKEYFDDAEKFRIEPADIEPRVTTHIPDIINFIQKLVDAGYAYEADGDVYFSVRKFKEYGKLSKRSIDELLAGARIEPGEKKKDPLDFALWKSAKAGEPYWESPWGKGRPGWHTECCAMIFKHLGETIDIHGGGLDLTFPHHENEIAQAEALTGKPFARYWIHNGLVTVNGQKMSKSLGNYITLKEIYSKYEPDILRLLVLSVHYRSPLDFSWDKMEETKKAYERLKNAIEEAEVLNKLPIEENFEGDLYNAIQKAQSGFYSAMSDDFNTPEALASLFGLVREMNILRDKAIKHGGISKKALESYKEAAKTLHDIGRDIFGLFDSLQPCVKQEEIKSKEKEESINEDLIQVLIEVREKARKEKQFTIADLIRDKLAEKGIILEDTPFGTKWKKA
- a CDS encoding glycosyltransferase; the encoded protein is MRLLDITHFYSEKGGGIKTYIQNKIEYLKDKEDIQHTLIIPGEEDGELFLKRTKIIKIKSPYFPFNNHYRLLMNPVKLSNILEQEKPDIVEIGSPFLIPTVVNSKKESLKYKTVGFFHSNLESVVENINKIKGKIIVKKIARSYTYRTYSKLDLVIAPSYYVKNYLLDIGVQNVEVIYHGINVDFFDKIQPEEDLRQKFNIPDDKIVFIYVGRFSEDKNFDELIKIIKLLLQIQSNRFFFLLIGAGPLKDYALSSLNSNSLILDYISDREYLVKMLKMSDIFITASKTDTFGLSLIEAQACGLPVLAYNNTSFPEIVFYKEYLATDALDFVSKALKLSNNLNSLDRNLMKNFIRNEFDLNKNFDRLFKIYRKL
- a CDS encoding curli assembly protein CsgG; this encodes MIKKILAVLILAFSVNAEECKPNLSVSKVEDIAGPYVGTIHSVKLSKSRKGECYFKVYGDKGYVTIDANNGELLKFTKKRDN
- a CDS encoding protoglobin domain-containing protein — its product is MIENIEQIKKDFDFNHEDVERIKKLKSILEKYLDEFISRFYFFISRFPDYNQFLKNEDMIMRHKLELKNWFLDLFSGNYDESYFSKLYKIGEVHVKIGLPTHYVNAAFNFVRRFIIEKIDVEIQDRNERNLYVASIGKLLDINLDVLTLAYREEELIRYGALSKYAKILFVFAKRFSEIIDFAILGALVIVALFVFVLFGYDIYKVLFNIIPFEEGIVALLGSLLMLWAVAELMNEEIKHFKGAGFAITVFVSIALAAMIRKLLIASLSESGEKKAMELAAYSFVILVLGIVYWLIKKNKQQEV
- a CDS encoding class I SAM-dependent methyltransferase → MEKGVTERIFDSVYKSYDSFLNFATFGLINKWQNQLISATDLKGYVLDIGTGTGEIVRKLREKDKECFIYAVDLSFNMLKTAKNKVFDEKIIYIRANALKLPFKNSSLDNIFFSLVFRHLPREEITKELRRVLRQYGTVSILEIGKPENNIFYKFIHFFADRLFRPIGRLIFSKEEWDYFVESIENTMKISEIKPFFNKHGFNVKFLEKRFFGLIHLIVLEKIE
- the recJ gene encoding single-stranded-DNA-specific exonuclease RecJ; protein product: MEVGISGYQWIDLSKTNPAPDFLVKKYGKIFAQVLYNRRDLFDKDFSQDYILPELKNLVNPSYFYSLEEIALKLAEHIKRKTPIVVYGDYDADGITSTSLLINFFRDLGVNAKYYIPSRFSEGYGLNKEAIKKLSQHGKVLIVCDSGTNAFDELFYAKSLGFEVFVLDHHEPSHLWQNYTPPFLSEKINIINPKFYSDKLINPLFKHLATVGIAFYLIAIIRRLLNIDIKLRDYLDIVAIGTVADVVPMSFINRVMVKIGLEELNKQKRAGIKELLNVARVKKELTSQDIGFIIGPRINASGRLADARNSVKLLITRDQSRANVLAIELENLNKKRQRLTDNVISEAEKELQKQDLKNVIVIGKEGWHSGVVGIAAGKLTEKYKLPSVILSVNNGKAVGSARSVSKVNIYKALDKCRDLFDKFGGHSMAAGMSLKTNLIPELKERLNQAVEEVAEEKPWAVKEIDMEVPMSYWTTEKVKEIYTLQPFGEKNPIPKFLARNLKIEFFTNPAKNLLILNLKDENKNIFNAKSWKAKELLDKLSVGMVIDIVYTPEINYYKGFENLDFVIDDLKIVK
- a CDS encoding glycine--tRNA ligase subunit alpha; the protein is MTFQDIIMTLQKFWVEKGCILWQPYDIEVGAGTMNPATFLRVLGPEPWNVCYVEPSRRPKDGRYGENPNRLQHYYQFQVILKPTPENPQELYLESLQALGIDLTKHDIRFVEDDWESPTLGAWGLGWEVWLDGMEITQFTYFQQAGSLDLPEISVEITYGLERIATYLQGKDSVYDIVWAEGLTYGDIYKEAERQWSIHNFEVIDVDFLIKTFDMYEQEGYKLISLNLPIPAYDYALKCSHTFNLLDARGALSVNERARYIARVRNLARECAKAFVKHREELGYPLIKRRNDEVLSA
- a CDS encoding glycosyltransferase gives rise to the protein MIKVDLHLHSEASNKPGGYLSNKLKISESYVKPKKVYEKLKERGMTLFTITDHDTIDGCLEIAHLPNVFISEEITTYFPEDRAKIHVIAIDINEKIHQDIQKVRGNIYELVDYLQKNNITHILSHPLYNMDGKLTKSHIEKLGLLFDNWEILNGTRSKTSSQITEKIANYFSQKDVIERLANKYGFNKRRRDFISFTGGSDDHGGLDLGTGHTIAEGETVEDLKNAINEGKTQYDGMHGNPKRLTHMVMNIAKEGLKRQYNLGNFGVLLDYLFEPKQQSTYILDQILGRNSILNFIETVIKHKGEVSQDNHENIHRFFINLIPYYISNIRNQKNLDFDKLSMYLGKILIFSSSYLFYVSVYKQRADEKNFSKKIHKEFFDNGHVEGKIAYLTDTFFEINGVSRTTQKLLNLAKEENLNIKFIISYDKRIEEDEHLINFKPMFTFNLPEYEEIPINIPNFLELLDYIEQNNFDVIYAPTPGPVGLMGFAISKILGIPFVTTFHTDFPEYVYRYTNEPALKEFVAQGLKFIYNNSEKVLVPSRYYFQKLAEIGVKPEKMEVFRRGVNQEKFNPSFRDKNFWKKYDPKYNFEQVVLYVGRVAKEKDLDVFIEVYELMENNPKVKFAIVGDGPYLKELKQTYEGKIMFTGFLEGEELSKAFASADFFLFPSTTETFGNVVLEAMASGLIPLVSDKGASKENIVEDITGFVISNNDPREYKLILERLIENPVLSQKIRNNILKLVSNLDERSLLLKMVEKFSLGYLSKKQLEEVYV